CGACCTCGACGCGTTTGGTTAACGGATGCAGTTCGGATTCGGGTTCGACCTGAACGCCGCCGTCGGTTTCCGCATTAGCTGTACCACCCTCACCGAGCCACCGCTGTAGAGCGTCCTCGTCAACGTCGTCGAGGTCGTCCTCGAACTCCCCGTGGAGAAGTCCCCGGAAGCTCTGTTTCACGTCCCCCATAGGAATCCTGTCCTGTGGCCGCTTGTGTCCGGCCAGACTCGGTTCGACTGTCGAGAGGTCGAATTCGACGACCTCAGTATATTCTGATTCCTGTTCCCCGAACAGCCCTTGGGCTTCGAGGTACTCGCGAACGAGGTCGATGTGGTCGGGGTCACGCCCGGTGAGTTCGAGATACTCGAGCGTCTGTTCGTCGACCGGGAACATACTGATCGTCGAACCCTGTTCGGGCGCCATATTGGCGATCGTGGCCCGGTCGGGGACTGTGAGATTCGCCACACCAGGACCGAAGAACTCCACGAACCGGTCGACGACGCCGACCTCGCGGAGTCGTTCGGTGATGTGGAGGACGAGATCCGTCGCCGTCGCGCCTTCGGGTAATTCGCCTTCGAGACGGACGCCGACGACCTCGGGGAGTTTCATCGTGACCGGCTGACCGAGCATCGCCGCTTCCGCTTCGATGCCGCCGACGCCCCACCCGACCACACCGATGCCACCGATCATCGGAGTGTGGCTGTCCGTGCCGACGAGTGTGTCCGGCAGGAGCCAGTTCTCGCCGTCTTGCTCGCGGGCGTGGACGACCCGACCCAGATGCTCGAGGTTCACCTGGTGGACGATACCGGTGCCTGGCGGGACGACATTGAAGTTCTCGAAGGCGTTCTGCGCCCATTTGATCGCGCGATACCGTTCGGCGTTGCGCTCGTACTCCAGTTCGACGTTCTTCTCGTAGGCGTCCTCGGAGTCGAAGTAGTCGACCTGGACGCTGTGGTCGATGACGAGATCAATAGGAATCTCCGGTTCGACCAGGGTCGGGTCCCGATCTTTTCGGTCGACTTCGGATCGAAGGGCCGCCAGGTCGACGACTGCGGGCACGCCGGTGAGATCCTGGAGGACGACTCGTGATGGAGAGAACGGAACCTCCGCGTCCGGTACGTCTGGCTCCCAGCCAGCAGCATTCCTGACGTCCGCCGCAGTAACAGTTTCGCCGTCGGCGTTCCGGAGCACCGACTCATAGTGATTGCTGTGACTGTTTACCGGTACGGCCGCACGTAGTCGTGCGGTTGGTACCGAAATGACTCACAGCAGTCACTATCAAGCAGAATACGGATGCTCACCGGGAGCGTGTCGAGGTCACAGAGTCCCTGTTCTTCGAGTGCTCGAAGATCGGCCATCTTGTACGTCGTCCCGTCGACGTCGAGCTCGCGGACGGCATCGAACGGAAGTGTATCAGTCATAGTATCTACACCTGGGATTGGCAGTCGTATCAATCACTCCCCGAATCTGATTCGACGAGAATCGGGGTTTGTTACGCAGAGGCATCGTATCCAGCGGCTTCGACCACAGTCACGAGTTCATCCTGTTCAGCGGATCCCTCAACCGTCGCGGATTCTGAATCGCGATCCGCAGTTGCGGAAGTAACCCCCTCAACCTCTTCGAGTGCCTCTTCGACGGTCTGCTCGCAATGTTCACAGGTCATTCCTTCGACGGTAATTGTCTGAGTCATATCCATTCGTAGTTAGGGGTGAGTATTCTATGTGGTTTTCTGCTTAGAATCCAATGTAATCGCAGCCCTGAATCACCGATTTCGAAGGTGTATCGTGGACAACAATAATGTATCCTGCGAGACGAAGCGGTCGTATGCGCAATCTGGATGAAACCGACTTGGAAATCCTCTCGTTGCTCGCCGATGACGCTCGCCGCCCGTTCAGCGATATTGGCGAGGAGGTTGGTCTGTCGGGGCCAGCCGTTTCTGACCGGGTCAAACGATTACAGGAAGCTGGCATCATTAACAACTTCACGATTGACGTCAACCGGGCTCATCTCCGAGCTGGTGTTCCGGTATTTATTCAGGCCGAAATCGGCACAGGGTCGTTGGAGGCCGCCCGCAATCGAGTTCGGGAATCCGATGGCGTTGAACACGTCTTCACGACCTCAGAAGGTGATCTTTGGTTCTATGCCCGTGTCGAAGCCCAGAACGTTCGTCAGTGGGTAGATGGGCTCTTTAACGAGATAGATGTAGCGGATTACACCGTCACGCTAATTGACGAGATTGAATGGACACCGTCCGTTGATGGCGTCGAATTTGCACTCACCTGTGCCGAATGTAACAATACCGTCGATAATGAGGGTGAGACGACGCGAATCGACGGCGAGATCTATCACTTCTGTTGCCCGTCCTGTCTCACACGCTTCGAAGATCGGTATCAGCGACTCGAAGAGGGTACGTAACGCAGTCTTTGGAATCCAAATTTCCTGCGGTCGAAAACCCACCTCTCGAAGCAGCAAGTGGCCTAAACCTAGACCCCGTACAATAGACTAAGCATGACAAGCCAAACAATCCGTCTCGATATCACGGGGATGTCCTGCGCCAACTGTTCGGCGACGATTCAGGACACTCTCGAATCTCTCGACGGGGTATCGGAGGCGAATGCGAATTTCGCCACCGACGAGGGTTCCGTAACCTACGACCCCGAAGAGGTATCGCTCCAAGAGATCTACGACGCGATTGACGAGTCCGGGTACGGTGCGGTCTCGGAGACGGTGACGATTGCCATCTCCGATATGACCTGTGCCAACTGCGCCGAGACCAACGAAACCGCTCTTGAGAGTACACCGGGTGTCGTTAACGCGAAGGTCAACTACGCGACCGATGAAGGGCAGGTCACCTACAATCCGGCAGAGGTGTCGCTCGATGCGCTGTACGATGCTATCGAGGACGCCGGCTACTCGCCCGTCCGCGAAGATGGGGACGACGAAGAGTCGGGCCAAGACGCACGAGATGCCGCCAGACAGGCTGAGACCCGGAAGCAACTCAGGCTGACCCTCTTTGGGGCAATGTTGTCGGCACCGTTGCTCTTCTTCCTTATCGACAATTATCTGCTCGGTGGCACGATCGTCCCTGAAGCCGTCTTCGGCGTGGAACTCGGCTGGATTGAGTTCCTCCTTGCCACGCCGGTGCAGGCGATCCTCGGCTGGCCGTTCTACAAGAACTCGTACAAGGCGATCGTGAAGAACGGCCGCGCCAATATGGACGTGCTGATTGCGATCGGTTCAACAACGGCTTATCTATACTCTGTGGCAGTCCTGTCTGGACTCATCGCGGGTGGGGTCTACTTCGACACGGCAGCCCTCATCCTCGTGTTCATTACGCTCGGTAACTACCTCGAAGCTCGGTCGAAGGGTCAAGCGGGTGAGGCCCTCCGGAAGCTCCTCGAAATGGAAGCCGAAACGGCGACCATTGTCCACGAGGACGGCAGTGAAGAAGAAATTCCGCTTGAAGAGGTCACAACGGGTGACCGGATGAAAATCCGTCCGGGCGAGAAGATCCCCACAGACGGTGTTGTTGTCGACGGTCAGTCCGCCGTCGACGAGTCGATGGTCACTGGCGAATCTGTCCCTGTAGAGAAAGAAGAGGGCGATGAGGTCGTCGGCTCGACGATCAACGAGAACGGCGTCCTCGTTGTGGAGGCGACGAAGGTCGGCGAGGACACGGCCCTCCAGCAGATCGTTCAGACTGTCAAGGAAGCCCAGTCGCGCCAGCCTGACATCCAGAACCTCGCGGACCGCATCTCCGCGTACTTCGTGCCGGCGGTCATCGCGAATGCCCTATTCTGGGGTGTTGTCTGGTTCCTATTCCCCGAGGCTCTCGCCGGCTTCGTCGACTGGCTCCCGTTGTGGGGTCAGGTCGCTGGCGGCCCTGCTCCAGTCGGTGGGACCGTTTCGGTCTTCGAGTTCGCGATTATTGTCTTCGCGTCCTCGATCCTCATCGCCTGTCCCTGTGCACTAGGGCTGGCGACGCCCGCAGCCACGATGGTCGGGACGACTATCGGGGCCCAGAACGGCGTCCTGTTCAAGGGCGGTGACATCCTCGAGCGCGCGAAAGACGTCGATACAGTCGTCTTCGACAAGACGGGCACCCTCACGGAGGGTGAAATGGAACTCACCGACGTGGTCGTCTTCGATAGCGATGGAAATGCGGTGACTGACGGTGGCGAGCCGACACCGGATGGTGGACAGCTCGGCACTCGTGAGCGCCTCTCAGAGGATGACGTGCTTCGGCTGGCGGCGATAGCCGAAAGCGGGAGCGAACACCCCCTCGCCCGGGCAATCGTCGATGGGGCTGAAGAACGCGGGCTGGACGTGACTGAGCCTGACGACTTCGAGAACGTTCCGGGCCACGGCATCAAAGCGGTCATTGGTGACAGTGAGGTGCTGGTCGGCAACCGCAAGTTGCTGCGGGACAACGGCATCGAACCCTCGCCCGCCAAAGAGACGATGGAACGTCTCGAGAACGAGGGGAAGACAGCGATGCTGGTCGCCTACGAGGGTGAGCTCGTAGGTGTGGTCGCGGACGCCGACACAGTGAAAGAAAGCTCCAAGCAGGCTGTCACGGCCCTCCAAGGGCGGGGCGTTGACGTGATGATGATTACGGGCGACAATGAACGAACTGCCCGTGCGGTCGCTAAACAGGTTGGTATCGACCCGAAGAACGTCCGCGCAGGAGTCCTTCCTGAGGACAAGTCTAACGCGGTCGACAGTATTCAAGATGAGGGGCGGCAGGCGATGATGGTGGGCGACGGCGTCAACGACGCGCCGGCGCTCGCGGTGGCCCACGTCGGGACAGCAATCGGCTCCGGCACCGATGTCGCCATCGAGGCTGCGGACGTCACGCTGATGCGAGACGACCCGCTCGACGTGGTAAAGGCGATCCGCATCTCGGACGCGACACTCCAGAAGATCAAGCAGAACCTCGTGTGGGCGCTCGGGTACAACACGGCGATGATTCCGTTAGCGTCGCTCGGCCTCCTACAGCCCGTGCTCGCTGCAGCAGCAATGGCGTTCTCGTCGGTGTCGGTGCTGACGAACAGCCTGCTGTTCCGCCGATACACCCCCGATCACGACTACAAGCTCTTCGGATTCCTTCGCTAATCGTCGTCTCTATATCAATGTCGAATATTTCCCGCCAAACGGTTCAGAGGTACCTCGTCGAGACAGCCAGTAGCGAACCGATATACCTCCGGGCTCGCGAGATTGCCAGCGACCTTGACGGATCTCCCAAGGCAGTCGCGCAGTACCTC
The DNA window shown above is from Haloarcula halobia and carries:
- a CDS encoding heavy-metal-associated domain-containing protein, producing MTQTITVEGMTCEHCEQTVEEALEEVEGVTSATADRDSESATVEGSAEQDELVTVVEAAGYDASA
- a CDS encoding AsnC family transcriptional regulator, whose amino-acid sequence is MRNLDETDLEILSLLADDARRPFSDIGEEVGLSGPAVSDRVKRLQEAGIINNFTIDVNRAHLRAGVPVFIQAEIGTGSLEAARNRVRESDGVEHVFTTSEGDLWFYARVEAQNVRQWVDGLFNEIDVADYTVTLIDEIEWTPSVDGVEFALTCAECNNTVDNEGETTRIDGEIYHFCCPSCLTRFEDRYQRLEEGT
- a CDS encoding heavy metal translocating P-type ATPase, encoding MTSQTIRLDITGMSCANCSATIQDTLESLDGVSEANANFATDEGSVTYDPEEVSLQEIYDAIDESGYGAVSETVTIAISDMTCANCAETNETALESTPGVVNAKVNYATDEGQVTYNPAEVSLDALYDAIEDAGYSPVREDGDDEESGQDARDAARQAETRKQLRLTLFGAMLSAPLLFFLIDNYLLGGTIVPEAVFGVELGWIEFLLATPVQAILGWPFYKNSYKAIVKNGRANMDVLIAIGSTTAYLYSVAVLSGLIAGGVYFDTAALILVFITLGNYLEARSKGQAGEALRKLLEMEAETATIVHEDGSEEEIPLEEVTTGDRMKIRPGEKIPTDGVVVDGQSAVDESMVTGESVPVEKEEGDEVVGSTINENGVLVVEATKVGEDTALQQIVQTVKEAQSRQPDIQNLADRISAYFVPAVIANALFWGVVWFLFPEALAGFVDWLPLWGQVAGGPAPVGGTVSVFEFAIIVFASSILIACPCALGLATPAATMVGTTIGAQNGVLFKGGDILERAKDVDTVVFDKTGTLTEGEMELTDVVVFDSDGNAVTDGGEPTPDGGQLGTRERLSEDDVLRLAAIAESGSEHPLARAIVDGAEERGLDVTEPDDFENVPGHGIKAVIGDSEVLVGNRKLLRDNGIEPSPAKETMERLENEGKTAMLVAYEGELVGVVADADTVKESSKQAVTALQGRGVDVMMITGDNERTARAVAKQVGIDPKNVRAGVLPEDKSNAVDSIQDEGRQAMMVGDGVNDAPALAVAHVGTAIGSGTDVAIEAADVTLMRDDPLDVVKAIRISDATLQKIKQNLVWALGYNTAMIPLASLGLLQPVLAAAAMAFSSVSVLTNSLLFRRYTPDHDYKLFGFLR
- a CDS encoding DUF7123 family protein, which translates into the protein MSNISRQTVQRYLVETASSEPIYLRAREIASDLDGSPKAVAQYLSQLQDGLTIVSLEQWGRSKSTTWRLEVNES